A genomic region of Caenorhabditis elegans chromosome V contains the following coding sequences:
- the Y50D4B.6 gene encoding receptor protein-tyrosine kinase (Confirmed by transcript evidence), whose translation MIDRNILVIFYCIVVIALSVLFYYVWKFYYLRKEEHEETRSLESGIIHSSSQKTPSSVRENESLLQANEENVPIGLETEPINAIIKNLKFDERFEIDVNKFSFYNLSFLGNGYYGKVFKERMHKKQKNGLDSENSLEVAVKRALRPEDPSEQQLMCEELNVMCVVGKHPNILALIRWIRTNEILIVSEFVEKGDLVEYLRARRRYFNKDIVCVEDNGRLLCPTDLLSFAFQIANGMKFLGNVACVHRDLALRNVFVKRNRIIRIADFGLARWHENKEYYRKKTDVGFPMKWLAPECFEFEQERENIKFDSKSDIWSYGVCLYEIFSLGVSPYEGLDFRPDYFQGLMKYVRDGNQLPSPEHGSDKIYEFMQSCWNLNPDKRPVFSECRDFFQKLLQQVSKPFFENLLKEIQNEEKLQTSYDN comes from the exons ATGATTGATCGCAATATTCTGGTTATTTTCTATTGCATAGTGGTCATTGcactttcagttttattttacTATGTTTGGAAATTCTATTATTTGAGAAAAGAGGAACATGAGGAAAcaag AAGTCTAGAATCTGGAATTATCCACTCATCAAGCCAGAAAACACCTTCTAGCGTCCGAGAAAATGAAAGTCTCCTCCAAGCCAATGAAGAAAATGTTCCAATTGGATTGGAGACCGAACCCATTAATGCCATAatcaaaaacctaaaatttgacGAGCGATTTGAAATTGATGTCAATAAGTTTTCCTTCTACAACTTAAGCTTCTTAGGGAATGGATATTATGGGAAAGTGTTCAAAGAGCGAATGCacaagaaacagaaaaatggtCTAGACTCTGAGAATTCTTTGGAAGTTGCCGTTAAAC GTGCATTAAGACCTGAAGATCCATCGGAACAACAGTTGATGTGTGAAGAACTTAACGTGATGTGTGTTGTTGGAAAACATCCAAACATCCTTGCACTAATTAGATGGATCCGAACCAATGA AATTCTTATTGTTTCCGAGTTCGTAGAGAAAGGGGATCTTGTAGAGTATTTGAGAGCTCGGAGAAGATATTTCAATAAGGATATTGTTTGTGTCGAAGATAATGGTCGTTTGCTGTGCCCGACGGACTTGTTATCATTTGCTTTTCAGATTGCTAATGGAATGAAGTTTTTAGGCAATGTCGCG TGTGTTCATCGCGATCTGGCACTACGAAATGTGTTTGTCAAAAGAAATCGAATTATTCGAATTGCTGATTTTGGATTGGCTAGATGGCATGAAAACAAAGAATATTATAG aaagaagaCCGACGTAGGTTTTCCAATGAAGTGGTTGGCACCGGAGTGTTTCGAGTTTGAACAAGAACGCGAGAATATAAAGTTTGATTCGAAATCTGACATTTGGTCATATGGAGTTTGTctttatgaaatattttcattggGAGTGTCACCTTATGAGGGTCTCGATTTTCGGCCAGATTATTTCCAGGGTTTGATGAAGTACGTGAGAGATGGGAATCAACTTCCAAGTCCGGAGCATGGGAGTGataaaat CTACGAATTCATGCAGTCTTGCTGGAACTTAAATCCGGATAAACGACCCGTCTTCTCAGAATGCCGtgatttctttcaaaaactgcTACAACAAGTGTCCAAACCG ttttttgaaaatctactcAAAGAAATACAGAATGAAGAGAAATTGCAAACAAGCTATGATAATTGA
- the Y50D4B.4 gene encoding PAW domain-containing protein (Confirmed by transcript evidence) — protein sequence MSSQNPVYSPLSLGETNISQQKHPSKKSTALALVGTLVIFSTVSLAIFGGFSNDDSDDNFGIAHVPYHKTLTTQNESIQLGNRFKNRYFEFKYEIVRGNYSHTNEDELAVKPFIVRNIERHSDGEPYDVYLHKIKPDEEGMIYWKFNLKATDKVVKTLVIRMIGINQTLNEGGKAEACLETFENCLEAPANQDLTIDMPRADTLFLGVKLYKNIKVFRYAEECMGCEELESGFSVKAYWVSTQDHLLNISSTFHDDSGRVFALSPKTGENYAKFTYNFLNNSYSHNEPDGSPVRLFDFNGLERVEDYTENTVFLRRKNPKEKGNIKWALDLNIDGLSVETVVIKIIGIDEIDNGGGTAIACGHDLTSIVNPRCGNIPFNGKITFFNNAFHRLYLNITLDEDIQIFKTKLDDEGSLENVSVEVYWSDWRDDVPFHWTLKTQNESIQLGNRFKNRYFEFKYEIERGKYSHTNEDESAVKPFLVKNIERHADDDTYDVYLQKIKPDEEGMIYWKFDLKATDKVVKTLVIRMIGINQTLNGGGKAEACLETFENCTEIPVDEDLIIDMPRADTLFLGVKLYKNIKIFRKAERCVRCSGLLSGFSVKAYWVSTQDHLLNISSTFHDDSGRVFALSPKTGENYAKFTYNFINNLYSHTEPDGSPVRLFDFNGLERVEDYTENTVFLRRKNPKEKGNIRWALNLRIDGKYVEKVVIGIIGIEEIANRGGTARACWNVLYNCIDIPIDGTFTLQNNVVDLSLDIELDEDIQIFRTKLDDEGSLENVSVEVYWRGQRENN from the exons ATGTCATCGCAAAATCCTGTGTACTCTCCTCTGTCGCTAGGAGAAACAAACAT atcGCAACAAAAGCATCCTTCTAAAAAGAGCACAGCTTTGGCTCTCGTTGGAACTCtagtcattttttcaacagtCTCTTTAGCCATATTTGGGGGTTTTTCAAACGACGACTCTGATGACAATTTTGGAATAG CTCACGTGCCATACCATAAGACATTAACAACACAGAATGAGTCTATCCAATTGGGAAACCGTTTCAAAAACAGATACTTTGAGTTCAAGTACGAAATTGTACGAGGAAACTATTCACACACTAACGAAGATGAATTAGCGGTTAAACCATTTATCGTGAGGAATATTGAAAGACATTCTGATGGAGAACCATACGATGTATACTTACATAAGATAAAACCTGATGAGGAAGGAATG ATCTACTGGAAATTCAACTTAAAGGCTACTGATAAAGTAGTGAAGACGCTGGTAATTCGAATGATAGGAATCAATCAGACACTCAACGAAGGAGGCAAAGCCGAGGCTTGTTTGGAAACTTTTGag AACTGCTTGGAAGCTCCGGCAAACCAGGATTTGACCATTGATATGCCACGAGCTGACACTCTTTTCTTAGGA GTAAAGCTGTACAAGAATATAAAAGTATTCCGATATGCTGAAGAGTGTATGGGATGTGAGGAGCTTGAGAGCGGTTTTTCGGTTAAAGCCTACTGGG TTTCAACGCAAGATCACCTTCTCAACATTTCCTCTACATTCCATGACGACAGTGGACGGGTTTTTGCACTGTCCCCAAAGACTGGAGAAAACTATGCAAAGTTCACGTATAACTTCCTTAATAATTCGTATTCACACAACGAGCCAGATGGGTCACCAGTCAGATTATTCGATTTTAATGGCTTGGAACGAGTAGAGGATTATACAGAGAATACTGTATTCTTACGCAGAAAAAACCCAAAGGAAAAGGGAAAC ATTAAATGGGCGCTCGATTTGAATATCGATGGACTATCAGTGGAGACAGTTGTGATCAAAATCATAGGAATCGACGAAATTGACAATGGTGGAGGAACGGCCATAGCCTGTGGACATGATCTTACTTCAATAGTTAACCCG agatgcGGCAATATTCCGTTTAAcggaaaaatcactttttttaataacGCTTTCCATCGTTTATATTTGAAT ATAACGCTGGACGaggatattcaaatttttaagaccAAACTCGATGACGAGGGCAGTTTGGAGAATGTTTCTGTTGAAGTGTACTGGAGTGACTGGAGAG ATGACGTGCCATTCCATTGGACATTAAAAACGCAGAATGAGTCTATCCAATTGGGAAACCGTTTCAAAAACAGATACTTTGAGTTCAAGTACGAAATTGAACGCGGAAAATATTCACACACTAACGAAGATGAATCAGCGGTTAAACCAtttcttgtgaaaaatatcgaaagaCATGCTGATGACGACACATACGATGTATACTTACAAAAGATAAAACCTGATGAGGAAGGAATG ATCTACTGGAAATTCGACTTAAAGGCTACTGATAAAGTAGTGAAGACGCTGGTAATTCGAATGATAGGAATCAATCAGACACTCAACGGAGGAGGCAAAGCCGAGGCTTGTTTGGAAACTTTTGag AATTGCACGGAAATTCCGGTGGACGAGGATTTGATCATTGATATGCCACGAGCTGACACTCTTTTCTTAGGA GTAAAGCTGTAcaagaatataaaaatattccgCAAAGCTGAAAGGTGTGTGCGATGTTCGGGGCTTTTGAGCGGTTTTTCGGTTAAAGCCTACTggg TTTCAACGCAAGATCACCTTCTCAACATTTCCTCTACATTCCATGACGACAGTGGACGGGTTTTTGCACTGTCCCCAAAGACTGGAGAAAACTATGCAAAGTTCACGTATAACTTCATCAATAATTTGTATTCACACACCGAGCCAGATGGGTCACCAGTCAGATTATTCGATTTTAATGGCTTGGAACGAGTAGAGGATTATACAGAGAATACTGTATTCTTACGCAGAAAAAACCCAAAGGAAAAGGGAAAC ATTCGATGGGCGCTCAATTTGAGAATCGATGGAAAATACGTGGAAAAAGTAGTTATTGGAATAATTGGAATTGAAGAGATTGCCAATCGGGGAGGAACGGCCAGAGCCTGTTGGAATGTTTTATAC
- the K10C9.1 gene encoding Neuropeptide-Like Protein (Confirmed by transcript evidence), with amino-acid sequence MRVLAVVLLLINVIGAVSSFYVLRSSGSQGDDDTLSTPLTRLRRSGILFGKLARNWAADDKRVVLRPLVEYEHDPWH; translated from the exons ATGCGTGTGCTCGCCGTCGTTCTTCTTCTCATTAACGTCATCGGAGCTGTTTCATCGTTTTATGTGTTGAGAAGTAGTGGCAGTCAAGGAG ACGACGACACCCTCTCCACCCCGTTAACTCGACTACGCCGGAGTGGAATCTTATTCGGAAAATTGGCACGGAACTGGGCGGCCGATGACAAGAGAGTTGTTCTCAGGCCGTTAGTGGAATATGAACACGATCCGTGGCATTGA
- the clec-203 gene encoding C-type lectin domain-containing protein (Partially confirmed by transcript evidence), with protein sequence MPSRSLPTTQTDPLLPRSSNRSRSTSSHHSCKTIVKILFIFIGILMISAPIAYGLTIMTGNYDDSKPYSFTYFITNVFNTFISIVPVSISSVASKQSPPTTKTEFPIPSSSNFSTETEFNSPIKRTETFNEEESNATNETFLSKEPISTFSTTITALPVSGERPISTIIVNHGENHENPPLAQVATCPDDWMTYERPQGRWCMKAFYGKMSQSDAEAECNAVGAKLSGLQNANERMNISYVLRDLVYKDGGGKYTAWLGGKRKASCPTGASCARLNSIEWTDGHTTGTDGFSTGTRELDGTYLQKFRGVQQCLHMIVTPYSDTELGFADFVHGSVDDEFCTATWVKAYVCGKLPS encoded by the exons atgcCATCCCGTAGCCTTCCAACTACACAAACTGATCCGCTTTTGCCACGCAGCTCAAATAG ATCACGATCAACTAGTTCCCATCACAGCTGCAAAACTATCGTTAAGatactttttatatttattggAATATTGATGATATCAGCACCAATTGCTTATGGTTTGACTATAATGACTGGTAATTACGATGATAGCAAGCCTT ATTCGTTTACATATTTTAttacaaatgtatttaataCCTTCATCAGCATTGTGCCGGTATCTATTTCATCAGTAGCTTCAAAGCAATCACCACCCacaacaaaaactgaatttccaaTACCTTCaagttctaatttttccaCAGAAACTGAATTCAACAGCCCGATTAAAAGAACCGAAACATTTAATGAAGAAGAATCAAATGCCAccaatgaaacttttttatccAAAGAACCTATATCCACGTTTTCAACAACTATAACAGCATTGCCAGTTTCCGGAGAAAGACCCATATCTACGATTATTGTCAATCATGGAGAGAATCATGAAAATCCACCTCTCGCTCAAGTTGCCACGTGTCCAGATGATTGGATGACTTATGAAAGACCACAAGGAAGATGGTGTATGAAG GCGTTCTACGGAAAGATGTCCCAGTCCGATGCCGAAGCAGAGTGCAACGCAGTCGGAGCAAAACTTTCAGGACTTCAAAACGCAAACGAAAGGATGAATATTTCTT ATGTTCTTCGTGACTTGGTATACAAGGATGGTGGTGGAAAATACACAGCTTGGCTCGGTGGGAAGAGAAAAGCTAGCTGCCCGACCGGCGCCTCTTGTGCCCGACTGAACAGTATCGAGTGGACTGATGGGCACACGACAGGCACTGATGGATTTTCAACTGGTACTCGGGAGCTCGACGGCACTTATCTACAAAAATTCCG GGGAGTTCAACAATGTTTGCACATGATTGTCACTCCATATTCCGATACCGAGCTTGGATTCGCAGACTTCGTTCACGGTTCAGTGGATGATGAGTTTTGTACAGCAACATGGGTTAAAGCATACGTCTGTGGAAAGTTGCCGAGCTAA